The window CCGCGGCGGTCGTCGGGTCGAACAACGCCGCCGGGTACCAGCTCGCCGCCGGGGTGCCCGTGCTCGCCGTGGGCGGGTTCAACGGGACCGATCCCGCGCCGACCCTCGACGAGTTCGTCCAGCTCGTCGCCGACGGCCGGATCCACTGGTTCATCTCGGGATCGACGATGCGCGGCGAGACCGGCAGCGACGCCGCCCAGCGGATCGCCGAGTGGGTCGCCCAGCACCACACACCGACCACTGTGGACGGTGTGACGCTCTACGACCTGAGCCGGTGAGCGCGGTGATCCCCACAGCCCACGCACAGCCGGGACACACGGCCCGCCCAGCGGCGGACCGGATCGTCGACACCATGACAGCGACCGATCTGGCCCTCCCCCAGCGCACCCCGGTCCGCACGACCGGCCCCGCGCCCGTGCTCGACGTCGTCGTACCCGTCCACAACGAGGAGACCGACCTGGAACCGTGCGTGCGCAGGCTGCACGCGCACCTGGCCGACCATTTCCCCTACCGGTTCCAGATCACCGTGGCCGACAACGCCAGCACCGACTCCACCTGGGACATCGCCCAACGCCTCGCCGCGGAACTTCCCGGTGTGCGCGCGGTGCGATTGACCGAGAAGGGGCGCGGCCGGGCCCTGCACACCACCTGGCTCGAATCCGACGCCGAAGTGCTGGCCTACATGGACGTCGACCTGTCCACCGACCTCGCCGCCCTGTCGCCGCTGGTGGCGGCGCTGATCTCCGGGCACTCCGACGTGGCCATCGGCAGCAGGCTCGCCCGCGGCGCGCGGGTCGTGCGCGGACCCAAGCGGGAACTGATCTCCCGGGCCTACAACCTGCTGCTGCGCGGCACCCTCGCGGCCACCTTCTCCGACGCGCAGTGCGGGTTCAAGGCGATCCGGGCGGACGTGGCGCGCGCTCTGCTGCCCCATGTCGCCGACACCGGCTGGTTCTTCGACACCGAGTTGCTGGTCCTGGCGCAGCGGGCGGGGCTGCGCATCCACGAGGTGCCGGTGGACTGGGTGGACGATCCTGACAGCCGGGTCGACCTCGTCGCGACCGCGCTGGCCGATCTGCGCGGCATCGCCC is drawn from Actinokineospora alba and contains these coding sequences:
- a CDS encoding glycosyltransferase, which encodes MTATDLALPQRTPVRTTGPAPVLDVVVPVHNEETDLEPCVRRLHAHLADHFPYRFQITVADNASTDSTWDIAQRLAAELPGVRAVRLTEKGRGRALHTTWLESDAEVLAYMDVDLSTDLAALSPLVAALISGHSDVAIGSRLARGARVVRGPKRELISRAYNLLLRGTLAATFSDAQCGFKAIRADVARALLPHVADTGWFFDTELLVLAQRAGLRIHEVPVDWVDDPDSRVDLVATALADLRGIARLGRALATGGLPIARLRGQLARGALSADPPDVPRGLLRQLVRFAAVGVVSTLAYLLLFVLLRGSVGAQTANLVALLVTAVANTAANRRLTFGVRGTHGVARHQFQGLLVFGLGLGLTSGALALLHGLTDAGRTAEIVVLVAANLLATVLRFLLLRGWVFRATEPTTPETTR